One stretch of Muribaculum intestinale DNA includes these proteins:
- a CDS encoding AAA family ATPase has translation MEQKIDLDNPEFQNVWKLVSYTRQSVFMTGKAGTGKSTFLKYVCAHTRKKFVVLAPTGIAAVNVGGQTLHSFFNLPFKPVVPDDPEFMPRNLKSRMKYNGDKVKLLRELELIIIDEISMVRADIIDFVDRILRVYTGNTREPFGGKQLLLVGDIFQLEPVVTADMRDILGRFYSQNYFFNARAFSELRIVPVELRKVYRQNDEGFISMLDRVRVGRPAREDIICLNSRLSPAEIPGGGATDGKMLMTLATRRDMVDSINSRHLAALDVPEVTYTGIVSGEFPESSLPNPRELTLKVGAQVVFVKNDAERRWVNGTIGRVYMASDDTLIVETEDGEKHHVEPAVWENVRYYYDEKEKKVKEDVRGTFTQYPVQLAWALTIHKSQGLTFSNVRIDLGEGAFSSGQAYVALSRCRSLEGMSLVSTINERDIFVNPAIVRFSHTFNDSALIASALERARADDEYARALEAVRGGDLAGAFDHFTEALRCRNELGNALMMRFARMQLRRVERMGNEIDTLRRRVADDERRFSELAGEYVAMADECHLEGMDPTPVIANYDKALSLAPDHVGALMGKGRTYFDAGAYEDALVCFDRAVEVASAHVAVSADSDNGESDEKASRGGVTDYSQVLSDALFIGGQACHRVNDPAGALDRYLMAEAGNNGKNPELHDRMADLYESVGDDTSASTHRAIARKLRTASRRRKK, from the coding sequence ATGGAGCAGAAGATTGATCTGGACAACCCCGAGTTTCAGAATGTATGGAAACTCGTCAGCTATACGCGCCAGTCGGTATTCATGACCGGAAAGGCCGGTACCGGCAAATCGACATTTCTCAAATACGTGTGTGCCCACACGCGTAAGAAGTTTGTCGTGCTTGCTCCTACGGGTATTGCGGCCGTAAATGTCGGCGGACAGACTCTTCATTCATTTTTCAATCTGCCGTTCAAGCCGGTAGTACCCGATGACCCCGAGTTCATGCCGCGCAATCTTAAGAGCCGCATGAAGTATAATGGCGACAAGGTGAAGTTGCTGCGGGAGCTCGAGCTTATAATCATCGACGAGATATCGATGGTGAGAGCCGACATCATCGACTTTGTCGACCGTATCCTAAGGGTGTATACCGGAAACACCCGCGAGCCGTTTGGCGGCAAGCAACTGTTGCTTGTGGGCGACATCTTTCAGCTCGAACCGGTAGTGACGGCCGACATGCGCGATATCCTCGGCCGATTCTACAGTCAGAATTATTTTTTCAACGCCCGTGCATTCTCCGAGCTCAGGATTGTGCCTGTAGAGCTGCGCAAGGTATACAGGCAGAACGACGAAGGGTTTATATCCATGCTCGACAGGGTGAGGGTGGGGCGTCCGGCGCGTGAAGACATCATATGTCTCAACAGCCGGCTCTCTCCGGCGGAGATACCGGGAGGTGGAGCCACTGACGGAAAGATGCTGATGACTCTTGCCACACGCCGCGACATGGTCGACTCAATCAACAGCCGCCATCTTGCGGCCCTTGATGTGCCCGAGGTGACATATACCGGCATCGTCTCCGGTGAGTTTCCTGAGAGTTCGCTCCCCAATCCGCGAGAGCTGACACTGAAGGTTGGCGCGCAGGTGGTGTTTGTGAAGAACGACGCCGAGCGGCGTTGGGTCAACGGCACAATCGGCCGTGTCTACATGGCCTCCGACGACACCCTTATCGTAGAGACCGAGGATGGCGAGAAGCATCATGTGGAGCCTGCGGTGTGGGAGAATGTGCGCTATTATTACGACGAGAAAGAGAAGAAAGTAAAGGAGGATGTGCGCGGCACCTTCACGCAGTATCCCGTGCAGCTGGCATGGGCCCTAACCATCCACAAGAGCCAGGGCCTGACCTTCAGCAATGTGCGCATCGACCTTGGCGAGGGCGCGTTCAGCAGCGGACAGGCTTATGTGGCGCTCAGCCGATGCCGTTCGCTGGAGGGAATGAGTCTTGTCAGCACTATCAACGAGAGGGATATATTTGTAAATCCGGCCATTGTGCGGTTCAGCCATACGTTCAACGATTCGGCGCTTATAGCCTCGGCCCTTGAGCGAGCCCGGGCCGACGACGAGTATGCACGCGCGCTGGAGGCGGTGCGGGGAGGCGACCTCGCGGGAGCTTTCGACCATTTTACCGAGGCGTTGCGTTGCCGCAACGAGCTTGGCAACGCGCTTATGATGAGGTTTGCCCGCATGCAGTTGCGGCGCGTGGAGAGGATGGGCAACGAAATTGACACTCTGCGTCGGCGTGTGGCCGACGATGAGCGTCGCTTCTCTGAGCTTGCCGGCGAGTATGTGGCCATGGCCGACGAGTGTCATCTCGAAGGGATGGATCCCACGCCCGTCATCGCCAACTACGACAAGGCGCTCAGTCTCGCCCCCGACCATGTCGGCGCGCTGATGGGGAAAGGACGCACATATTTCGACGCCGGAGCCTATGAGGATGCTCTCGTATGCTTTGACCGAGCGGTCGAAGTGGCCTCGGCTCATGTGGCCGTTTCAGCAGATTCCGATAACGGCGAATCAGATGAAAAGGCATCGCGTGGAGGAGTGACGGATTATTCGCAGGTATTGTCGGACGCCCTGTTCATTGGCGGTCAGGCATGCCATCGCGTCAATGATCCGGCCGGAGCGCTCGACCGTTATCTCATGGCCGAGGCAGGTAATAACGGCAAGAATCCCGAACTCCACGACCGCATGGCCGACCTCTACGAGTCGGTAGGCGACGACACCTCAGCCTCGACTCACCGCGCCATCGCCCGCAAGCTCCGCACAGCCTCCCGCCGCCGCAAGAAGTAG
- a CDS encoding calcium/sodium antiporter, which produces MFHDILFLILGLVLIIAGGNYLTDGAVSVAKRFGISSLVIGLTIVAFGSSTPDFVVCFISTLSGKSELALGDVLGANIFDITLIIGIIAMIAPVRISSEMAFKDLPMLALSSIALFICGDDRIVDGTNVNIVNRTDGLMLLSLFVIFMCYTMEMARSHSTKPISTRPKTAAAIPHHSVEKAEATEADNTRRMKPWVAAVCIVGGLAALVFGGQWLVDGASGLACRLGMSEALIGLTIVGIGSSIPDLSTSVIAAIKKQPQIAIGNVVGACIFNVFFIIGLCSTVKPLNAGSLTFVDFGTLVLGSLLVLLFGDVIVKRTITRLQGAILAGVYVAYMVYLVVNAAS; this is translated from the coding sequence ATGTTTCACGACATTCTGTTTCTGATTCTCGGCCTCGTGCTCATAATAGCCGGAGGAAATTATCTTACCGACGGAGCCGTGTCGGTGGCCAAGCGGTTCGGCATATCGAGCCTTGTAATCGGTCTGACCATCGTGGCCTTCGGCTCTTCGACGCCGGATTTTGTAGTATGCTTCATATCTACGCTTTCCGGGAAATCCGAATTGGCGCTCGGCGACGTTCTCGGCGCCAACATCTTCGACATAACCCTCATAATCGGCATAATAGCCATGATTGCGCCGGTGAGAATCAGCTCGGAGATGGCTTTCAAGGACCTGCCGATGCTTGCATTGTCGTCAATCGCACTGTTTATATGCGGCGATGACCGTATAGTTGACGGCACGAATGTCAACATTGTCAACCGCACCGACGGCCTGATGCTGCTGTCGCTATTCGTGATATTCATGTGCTACACCATGGAGATGGCCAGGTCGCACTCCACAAAGCCGATATCCACACGCCCGAAAACGGCCGCCGCCATACCCCACCACAGCGTGGAGAAAGCCGAGGCCACCGAGGCCGACAACACCCGCCGGATGAAACCCTGGGTAGCTGCCGTGTGTATCGTGGGTGGCCTGGCGGCACTCGTATTCGGCGGACAATGGCTCGTCGACGGAGCATCCGGACTTGCCTGCCGACTCGGCATGTCGGAAGCGCTGATAGGCCTGACAATCGTAGGCATCGGCAGTTCGATTCCCGACCTCTCGACTTCGGTAATCGCCGCCATAAAGAAACAGCCCCAAATCGCAATCGGCAACGTAGTGGGTGCATGCATATTCAACGTGTTCTTCATAATCGGGCTGTGCTCCACGGTAAAACCGCTCAACGCCGGCAGCCTCACATTTGTCGATTTCGGCACATTGGTGCTCGGGTCGCTGCTGGTGCTGCTGTTCGGCGACGTGATAGTAAAGCGCACCATCACCCGTCTGCAGGGAGCCATACTCGCGGGTGTGTATGTCGCCTATATGGTCTACCTTGTAGTCAACGCCGCAAGCTGA
- a CDS encoding AI-2E family transporter: MSSSRPYTFDRVVRILASVLLLAGGIWFVNSLRNVLLPFCVACLIAYLLEPAVEFLQRILHLKGRVIPTLLTLAGVSALIILAGHIFVPSIIKEMHQLEHILRASSGSDVPVPFVPDNIIEPIRRWAASLDLSDLLGNARIQSLLNKGTSFVAATVEFLLHTLEWLLTFVYVIFILIDYPSLMAGFRRMVPMKYRPTVYRIEDDLKDNMNRYFRGQILIAGCAAVFYCIGFSIVGIPLAIVLGITVGILYIIPYFQYVTLIPVTLVCLIDSMSGNVRFWPELGQCLIVYAVSQCICDYILTPKIMGKTMGLNPAIILLALSVWGSLLGLIGMIIALPMTTLLLAYYKEYVIGVRTASAGQQQPPHNPDGVSRQPEGKS; the protein is encoded by the coding sequence ATGTCATCGTCCCGTCCATATACCTTCGACCGTGTAGTGCGCATCCTTGCGTCAGTCCTGCTGCTTGCCGGCGGCATATGGTTTGTCAACTCTCTGCGCAACGTATTGCTCCCCTTCTGTGTGGCGTGCCTCATCGCCTACCTGCTTGAGCCTGCGGTTGAGTTTCTGCAACGCATACTGCATCTGAAGGGACGAGTCATACCTACACTGCTCACACTCGCGGGAGTGAGCGCGCTGATAATTCTGGCCGGACACATATTCGTGCCCTCGATAATAAAAGAGATGCACCAGCTGGAGCATATCCTGCGCGCATCCTCGGGGAGCGACGTGCCCGTGCCGTTTGTGCCCGACAATATAATCGAGCCGATAAGGAGATGGGCCGCATCGCTCGATCTGAGCGACCTGTTGGGAAACGCCCGCATACAGTCACTCCTCAACAAGGGCACCAGCTTTGTGGCCGCCACTGTTGAGTTTCTGCTCCACACGCTCGAATGGCTGCTGACATTTGTCTATGTGATATTCATTCTGATTGACTACCCTTCACTCATGGCAGGATTCCGACGTATGGTACCGATGAAGTATCGCCCGACAGTCTACCGCATAGAGGATGACCTGAAGGACAATATGAACCGCTATTTCCGTGGACAGATACTGATTGCCGGCTGTGCCGCCGTGTTCTACTGCATAGGATTTTCAATCGTAGGCATACCGCTCGCCATTGTGCTCGGAATCACCGTGGGCATACTATACATAATACCATATTTCCAGTATGTCACCCTCATCCCGGTGACTCTTGTATGCCTCATCGACTCCATGAGCGGCAACGTGCGTTTCTGGCCCGAGCTTGGCCAGTGTCTGATTGTATATGCTGTAAGCCAATGTATCTGCGACTATATACTCACCCCGAAAATAATGGGCAAGACCATGGGACTCAATCCGGCCATCATACTGCTCGCCCTGTCGGTATGGGGGTCGCTGCTGGGGCTTATCGGCATGATTATAGCCCTGCCGATGACCACTTTGCTGCTCGCATACTATAAGGAATACGTCATCGGTGTCCGTACCGCTTCCGCCGGTCAACAGCAGCCTCCACACAATCCCGACGGCGTATCGCGACAGCCCGAGGGCAAATCCTGA
- a CDS encoding alpha-L-fucosidase, with protein MIRRIMPGRAAMFAAGAMLLCGCGAMRNDRYYEKSVEIPSDATAEERVDIASRVVPTPQQLAWQELGLTAFLHFGVNTFTDREWGDGTENPDVFAPTALDAEQWVSTLKKAGFKLVILTAKHHDGFCLWPTATTGHSVASSGWLDGKGDVVAALRAACDKYDMKLGLYLSPWDRNAPCYGDSEAYNDMFVAQLRELLGKYGKIDEVWFDGACGEGPNGKRQEYDWERFRRVMEELQPEAVLAITGDDVRWVGNESGLGRTTEWSVTPLVPSIFPDSEAANARLGINAMSADLGSRELLAKAESFHWWPSEVDVSIRPGWFYHPDEKPKSLRELAEIYLQSVGRNSTLLLNIPPDRRGLIATADSLRLMELGEWIDTNFSNPAGRSETGTIIAFPEPTEINCVVAGEDISKGQRVEDFMIEVLNSGKWRMIADGTTIGHKRIVMFNPITVDAVRLTVTSSRGEPNMKPLEAYLVEMPAAEQADSTNVPAGYRAVDGATASLHGDAIQISLPEVTKVSGFIYTPHADARPGTLYRYKCETSADWGTWTVPSGITGEFGNIMHNPTPRTVIFSTPVDARVMKLYLKEDTRGASGVSPSWADITVLTQE; from the coding sequence ATGATTAGAAGGATTATGCCCGGACGAGCGGCGATGTTCGCAGCCGGCGCCATGCTGCTCTGCGGATGCGGGGCCATGCGTAATGACAGATACTATGAGAAGAGTGTAGAGATTCCCTCCGACGCCACGGCCGAAGAGCGGGTCGATATCGCATCAAGGGTTGTGCCTACTCCACAGCAGCTTGCATGGCAGGAGCTCGGGCTTACGGCCTTTCTGCATTTCGGAGTAAACACGTTTACCGACCGGGAATGGGGTGACGGTACTGAGAACCCGGATGTGTTTGCTCCTACGGCCCTCGACGCCGAGCAATGGGTGTCGACGCTTAAAAAGGCCGGCTTTAAACTGGTGATTCTTACCGCAAAACATCACGACGGTTTCTGTCTGTGGCCCACAGCCACTACCGGCCATTCGGTGGCTTCGTCGGGATGGCTCGACGGCAAGGGCGACGTGGTGGCTGCCCTGCGTGCAGCCTGCGACAAATATGACATGAAGCTCGGTCTGTATCTGTCGCCGTGGGACCGCAATGCTCCATGCTACGGCGATTCGGAGGCTTACAACGACATGTTTGTGGCACAGTTGCGCGAGCTTCTCGGCAAATATGGAAAAATCGACGAGGTATGGTTTGACGGAGCCTGCGGCGAGGGCCCCAACGGCAAGCGTCAGGAGTATGACTGGGAACGCTTCCGCAGGGTAATGGAGGAGCTGCAGCCTGAGGCCGTGCTCGCCATCACAGGCGACGATGTGCGCTGGGTAGGCAACGAGAGCGGGCTTGGCCGCACTACCGAGTGGAGCGTCACTCCGCTTGTGCCGTCGATATTCCCCGACAGCGAGGCGGCCAACGCCAGGCTTGGCATCAACGCCATGTCGGCCGATCTCGGGAGCCGCGAGCTGCTGGCAAAGGCCGAGAGTTTCCACTGGTGGCCGTCGGAAGTCGACGTGTCGATACGCCCGGGATGGTTCTACCACCCCGACGAGAAGCCAAAGAGTCTGCGCGAGCTTGCCGAGATATATCTTCAGTCGGTAGGGCGCAACTCCACCCTGCTGCTTAACATACCGCCCGACAGGCGCGGACTTATCGCCACGGCCGACTCGTTGCGCCTGATGGAGCTGGGCGAGTGGATCGACACCAATTTCTCAAATCCGGCCGGTAGGAGCGAGACCGGCACGATAATCGCCTTCCCCGAACCGACGGAAATCAACTGTGTAGTCGCAGGCGAGGATATATCGAAGGGGCAGCGTGTTGAAGACTTCATGATTGAGGTGCTCAACAGCGGCAAATGGCGCATGATAGCCGACGGCACCACGATAGGCCACAAGCGTATAGTGATGTTCAATCCCATAACTGTCGATGCCGTAAGGCTTACCGTTACATCAAGCCGCGGCGAGCCCAACATGAAGCCGCTGGAGGCCTATCTCGTGGAGATGCCGGCTGCCGAGCAGGCCGACAGCACCAATGTGCCCGCCGGATACCGTGCGGTCGACGGGGCTACCGCATCTCTGCATGGCGATGCCATCCAGATATCTCTCCCCGAGGTGACAAAGGTGAGCGGATTCATATATACCCCTCATGCCGATGCCCGTCCGGGCACTCTCTACCGCTACAAATGCGAGACAAGTGCCGACTGGGGCACTTGGACAGTGCCTTCAGGCATAACAGGCGAGTTCGGCAATATCATGCACAATCCCACTCCGCGCACTGTCATATTCTCCACTCCGGTCGATGCCCGTGTGATGAAACTGTATCTTAAGGAGGATACCCGTGGAGCCTCCGGTGTATCGCCCTCGTGGGCCGACATTACTGTCCTCACACAGGAATAA
- a CDS encoding glycogen/starch synthase yields MDLKKVLYISQEISPYVPASDIADKSRDLAQGIQDKGFEVRTFMPKYGLIKERRNQLHEVIRLSGLNIEIDNSDHPLIIKVATLLPTRMQVYFIDNEDYFLRTQTAPDLEIRLSPEDNDERSMFFVRGVVETVKKLRWDPGFVHCIGWISSLSPMYLRRIFADDPTFAGSKIIYSLFSDKFEGTLDPRFAEKLLLEGFSQEDIASIADKPVDWIALNKLAIDYSDAVAQSSPDIDPELLDYIEKSGKPFLPFSETDTADRANRFAEFYRSLQ; encoded by the coding sequence ATGGATTTAAAGAAGGTATTATACATCTCGCAGGAGATTTCACCCTACGTCCCTGCCTCCGACATAGCCGACAAGAGCCGCGACCTCGCTCAGGGCATACAGGATAAAGGATTCGAGGTGAGAACATTCATGCCTAAGTACGGCCTGATAAAAGAGCGCCGCAACCAGCTCCACGAAGTCATACGCCTATCAGGCCTGAATATCGAGATTGACAATTCCGACCATCCACTCATAATCAAGGTTGCCACACTCCTGCCCACACGTATGCAGGTATACTTCATCGACAACGAAGACTACTTCCTGCGCACACAGACAGCCCCCGACCTTGAAATACGCCTCTCGCCCGAGGACAACGACGAGCGCTCGATGTTCTTCGTACGCGGTGTGGTGGAGACTGTGAAGAAACTGCGCTGGGACCCCGGATTTGTGCACTGCATCGGATGGATTTCCTCTCTCTCGCCCATGTATCTCCGACGCATATTCGCCGACGACCCCACATTCGCAGGCTCAAAAATCATTTACTCTCTCTTCAGCGACAAGTTTGAAGGCACTCTCGACCCACGTTTTGCCGAAAAACTGCTCCTCGAAGGATTCTCCCAAGAGGACATCGCGTCAATCGCCGACAAGCCGGTCGACTGGATAGCCCTCAACAAACTCGCAATCGACTATTCCGACGCCGTGGCCCAGTCATCGCCCGACATCGACCCCGAGCTCCTCGACTACATCGAAAAGTCAGGCAAGCCGTTCCTCCCGTTCTCGGAGACAGATACCGCCGACCGCGCCAACCGCTTCGCCGAATTCTACAGATCTCTCCAGTAG
- a CDS encoding DUF4270 family protein, translating to MKYSRLIPLAAISSLAFLACEEGSSIGSSIVSDQVEIVIDSAFTVTGHSVPIESVVSRSEYQLLGSIDAKGYGYLATDFASGFMPSNKLTTGHGMGPENVDSIRLAMVMRKGDMVGDSVIPLGLEVFRLTKPLPSSGLTSGSSVDTYYDPSAPIASTVYNATVVGLPDSIAADYTYSSSTTDEARVVYVKLPQQLGQEFYRKYLSTDGPALFNDPDAFQQWFPGLYVKNSYGSGRIMRFENSAVYLYLSYKGTTDAGNDTTYRFIDSFLAITPEVVLNNHISQTLSPEIKTLASQEPIAVGPIGYDTEIQLPIKKIVESYRRQAGNNNVINNLTFHVPASAIANDYEIDPPANILLVKKDKRTEFFKENKLTDNATSFYATYNSTTKMYSFTNMRQFVIDAIEKDDEGTLTDADGEYVLTPINLVTETVSDGYYSTTEIVIAITPYIDTPAMVKFDLSNIHLYLTFSKQTMH from the coding sequence ATGAAATACTCAAGGCTCATACCCCTTGCCGCCATATCCTCGCTCGCCTTCCTGGCATGCGAGGAAGGTTCTTCCATCGGATCGTCGATTGTCAGCGACCAAGTGGAAATAGTCATCGACTCCGCATTCACAGTCACCGGACATTCCGTGCCTATCGAAAGTGTCGTGTCACGCTCTGAATATCAGTTGCTCGGAAGCATCGATGCCAAAGGCTACGGATATCTTGCCACCGACTTTGCCAGCGGATTCATGCCCTCAAACAAGCTCACTACAGGCCACGGCATGGGCCCCGAGAATGTCGACTCGATACGACTCGCCATGGTGATGCGCAAAGGCGACATGGTGGGCGACTCCGTGATTCCCCTCGGCCTTGAGGTATTCCGCCTAACAAAACCCCTCCCCTCATCCGGCCTCACCTCTGGCTCATCGGTCGACACTTATTACGACCCATCGGCGCCAATAGCCTCGACCGTCTACAACGCCACCGTTGTAGGCCTCCCCGACAGCATCGCGGCCGACTATACCTACTCAAGCTCAACCACCGACGAAGCACGCGTAGTATACGTCAAACTGCCACAGCAGCTCGGACAGGAGTTCTACCGCAAGTACCTTTCGACCGACGGCCCCGCGCTGTTCAACGACCCCGACGCTTTCCAGCAATGGTTCCCCGGGCTCTATGTCAAAAACTCCTACGGCTCTGGACGCATAATGCGCTTTGAGAACTCAGCCGTATATCTCTACCTCTCATACAAAGGCACAACCGACGCCGGCAACGACACCACCTACCGGTTTATCGACTCATTCCTCGCAATCACCCCCGAGGTAGTGCTCAACAACCATATCTCTCAGACCCTCAGCCCGGAGATAAAGACTCTGGCCTCACAGGAACCAATCGCCGTAGGCCCCATCGGATACGACACCGAAATACAGTTGCCCATAAAGAAAATCGTAGAAAGCTATCGCCGACAGGCCGGCAACAACAACGTAATCAACAACCTCACGTTCCACGTGCCCGCATCTGCCATAGCCAACGACTACGAAATCGACCCGCCGGCCAACATACTCCTCGTTAAGAAAGACAAACGCACGGAATTCTTCAAGGAAAACAAGCTCACCGACAATGCCACCTCGTTCTATGCCACATACAATTCGACCACAAAGATGTACAGCTTCACCAACATGCGTCAGTTTGTGATCGATGCCATAGAAAAGGACGACGAAGGCACTCTCACAGATGCCGACGGAGAATATGTGCTCACCCCCATCAATCTCGTCACCGAGACCGTTTCCGACGGCTACTACTCCACAACCGAGATTGTAATCGCCATCACACCATATATCGACACCCCGGCGATGGTAAAATTCGATCTCTCCAACATCCATCTCTACCTCACATTCTCAAAGCAGACAATGCACTGA
- a CDS encoding IS982 family transposase yields the protein MLTEDKITEIFVIADEFCKVFNAMLRRRGLSKIRTDRKREYHRDCRLSQAEVIVIMIMFHSSNHKCLKHFYLNEICQRYRHLFPETVSYNRFTELEKSVVVQFVIFVKKCLLGKCTGISFVDSTLLRVCRNQRIHMHKVFKGIAQRGKCSLGWFYGFKLHLICNDKGEILNFMITPGDVDDREPLKVKSFVEFIYGKMVGDKGYIGKDLFCKLFIDGIQLITKLKNNMKGGLRSMYDRILLRKRAIIETVNDQLKNIAQIEHSRHRSFPNFIVNLIGGIAAYCLFPKKPRINLERVYDNQMTLF from the coding sequence ATGCTCACCGAAGACAAAATTACTGAAATATTCGTGATTGCAGATGAATTCTGCAAAGTTTTTAATGCGATGCTCCGTCGCAGAGGTCTTTCGAAGATTCGTACGGACAGGAAGCGGGAATATCATCGAGATTGCCGTCTGTCGCAGGCGGAGGTCATTGTTATCATGATCATGTTCCACAGTTCCAACCATAAATGTCTCAAACACTTTTATCTGAACGAGATATGTCAGCGATACAGGCATCTGTTCCCCGAAACAGTCTCATACAACAGATTCACGGAGCTGGAGAAATCAGTGGTCGTTCAGTTCGTGATATTCGTAAAGAAATGTCTGCTGGGAAAATGTACCGGTATTAGTTTTGTCGACAGCACACTGCTACGTGTGTGCCGCAACCAACGGATACACATGCACAAGGTGTTCAAAGGAATAGCGCAACGTGGGAAGTGTTCGTTAGGTTGGTTCTACGGATTCAAGCTACATCTGATATGCAACGACAAGGGCGAGATTCTCAACTTCATGATCACTCCGGGAGATGTTGATGACCGGGAACCTCTGAAAGTGAAGTCGTTTGTCGAGTTCATATACGGCAAGATGGTCGGTGACAAAGGTTATATCGGCAAAGACCTGTTCTGCAAGCTGTTCATTGACGGAATCCAATTGATCACAAAACTGAAAAACAACATGAAAGGCGGTCTGAGATCAATGTATGACAGAATACTTCTGAGAAAACGGGCTATTATCGAAACTGTAAACGACCAACTCAAAAACATCGCTCAGATAGAACACTCGCGACACCGTTCATTTCCGAATTTCATCGTTAATCTCATTGGTGGGATAGCGGCTTATTGCCTGTTTCCAAAGAAACCGAGGATAAACTTAGAACGCGTGTATGATAATCAGATGACTCTCTTTTGA
- a CDS encoding ferredoxin family protein — protein sequence MAKVFGAVVIDTDRCKGCDLCVVACPKDVLSLQGKEVNDRGYHFAYTVRPADCIGCANCAVVCPDGCIEVYRALEK from the coding sequence ATGGCAAAAGTATTTGGAGCAGTGGTAATCGACACTGACCGTTGCAAGGGATGCGATCTCTGCGTGGTGGCATGTCCGAAAGATGTGCTCTCGCTGCAGGGCAAGGAGGTTAACGACCGTGGCTACCACTTCGCATATACCGTGCGCCCCGCCGATTGCATCGGATGTGCCAACTGTGCCGTGGTGTGTCCCGACGGATGCATTGAGGTATATCGTGCCCTCGAGAAATAG
- a CDS encoding 3-methyl-2-oxobutanoate dehydrogenase subunit VorB translates to MSEEVRLMKGNEALAHAAIRYGADGYFGYPITPQSEVLETLEELMPWDTTGMVVLQAESEVAAINMVYGGAACGKAVFTSSSSPGVSLKQEGISYIAAGELPALIINVMRGGPGLGTIQPSQADYFQTTKGGGHGDYRLITLAPATVQEMADFVALGFDLAFKYRTPAIILADGIVGQMMEKVVLPPQRPRRTPEEIAAQCPWAITGKPASRQRNIMTTLELMPQAMEEINIRLQQKYRMIEENEVRFATYGIDDCDYLIVAFGSIARISQKAIEMAAEQGVKIGIIRPITLWPFPTAEIERLAAKVKGIMVVELNAGQMIEDVRLACHDSVPVYHFGRLGGIVPNPQEILDAFFNHFPQN, encoded by the coding sequence ATGAGCGAAGAAGTTAGACTGATGAAGGGTAACGAAGCCCTTGCACATGCCGCTATAAGGTATGGAGCCGACGGATACTTCGGATATCCCATCACACCGCAGAGCGAGGTCCTGGAGACCCTTGAGGAACTGATGCCGTGGGACACCACAGGCATGGTAGTGCTTCAGGCCGAGAGCGAGGTAGCGGCCATCAACATGGTATACGGCGGCGCCGCCTGCGGCAAGGCCGTGTTCACATCGTCATCATCGCCCGGTGTGTCGCTTAAGCAGGAAGGTATCAGCTACATAGCCGCAGGAGAGCTGCCCGCACTTATAATCAACGTGATGCGCGGCGGCCCCGGACTCGGCACAATACAGCCATCACAGGCCGATTATTTTCAGACCACAAAGGGGGGAGGACACGGCGACTACCGCCTGATTACACTCGCCCCGGCCACCGTGCAGGAGATGGCCGACTTCGTGGCCCTCGGATTTGATCTCGCCTTCAAATACCGCACTCCGGCCATTATACTCGCCGACGGAATCGTCGGGCAGATGATGGAAAAGGTGGTGCTACCTCCCCAGCGCCCCAGGCGCACCCCCGAAGAGATTGCCGCACAATGCCCGTGGGCAATAACAGGAAAACCCGCATCGCGTCAGCGCAATATCATGACAACCCTTGAGCTCATGCCACAGGCAATGGAGGAAATCAACATCCGCCTTCAACAAAAATACCGCATGATTGAGGAAAACGAAGTGAGATTTGCCACATACGGCATCGACGACTGCGACTACCTCATCGTGGCCTTCGGCTCAATAGCCCGCATATCGCAGAAAGCCATCGAGATGGCCGCCGAACAGGGCGTGAAGATAGGCATCATACGTCCCATCACACTATGGCCGTTCCCCACTGCGGAGATAGAGCGCCTTGCCGCAAAGGTGAAAGGCATAATGGTGGTGGAGCTCAACGCCGGACAGATGATCGAGGACGTGCGCCTCGCATGCCACGACTCAGTGCCCGTATACCACTTCGGACGCCTCGGCGGAATCGTCCCCAACCCACAGGAAATCCTCGACGCATTCTTCAACCATTTCCCACAGAACTGA